In one window of Helianthus annuus cultivar XRQ/B chromosome 17, HanXRQr2.0-SUNRISE, whole genome shotgun sequence DNA:
- the LOC110921250 gene encoding F-box protein At4g00755, with protein sequence MERHIDFLEWLELDMAIKILTCLDDSADLIRASAVSRYWQNIVVANGLSKQLCMRTFPQLACITRVVEPSHDNSAEREHRAYASLLRALTAFPLTYCIANPVSASSTDHYPQESIMNTLDPLDTIRNRGSYWSSKGSNDPETPETLIYNLTASLCIITEINLHPFQALFQPEFPIYSSRFVRFRMGHPKSSKELSCDFMEAQECADDKFIWTYTSQMFPVVQANRLQRFKLPEPIICIGGYLQIELLGRVQKQAADDKYYVCVAHVQAIGRQLSPAFSVEFSERLNDVTLKYDAGGFGLAVSSGDNGSLSTSLLPAQAPRQLAWGNLQDFIHMIQAHGDGGAYEWVDDGEEFDPVFII encoded by the exons ATGGAGCGACACATCGATTTCTTGGAATGGCTTGAACTTGACATGGCGATAAAAATACTTACGTGTCTGGATGATTCAGCTGACCTCATTCGTGCATCTGCTGTTTCTCGATACTGGCAGAATATTG TGGTTGCTAATGGACTTAGCAAGCAACTCTGTATGCGAACATTTCCGCAGCTCGCTTGCATTACTCGTGTAGTCGAACCGAGTCATGACAACTCAGCTGAGAGAGAGCACCGAGCCTATGCTTCTCTTTTGCGGGCCCTCACAGCGTTTCCACTGACTTATTGCATTGCTAATCCCGTGAGTGCCTCAAGCACCGATCACTACCCACAAGAAAGCATCATGAATACTCTAGACCCGCTAGACACAATCCGCAATCGGGGTTCTTATTGGTCAAGTAAAGGAAGTAACGATCCGGAAACACCGGAGACACTGATATATAATTTGACAGCTAGTCTTTGTATTATAACGGAAATTAACTTGCATCCTTTCCaag CTTTGTTTCAGCCGGAATTTCCGATATACTCATCTAGATTTGTGCGATTTCGAATGGGTCACCCAAAGTCTTCAAAAGAGTTAAGTTGTGATTTCATGGAGGCACAAGAATGCGCAGATGACAAGTTTATTTGGACATATACGTCTCAGATGTTCCCCGTGGTACAG GCAAATCGTTTGCAAAGGTTCAAGTTGCCTGAGCCCATAATCTGTATCGGTGGTTATCTGCAAATTGAGTTGTTGGGTCGGGTTCAGAAACAAGCTGCCGACGACAAGTATTATGTATG TGTGGCTCATGTACAAGCGATAGGGCGCCAATTATCACCTGCATTTAGTGTCGAGTTTTCTGAACGATTAAACGATGTAACTCTCAAGTATGACGCTGGGGGATTTGGACTTGCTGTTTCCAGTGGAGATAATGGTTCACTTAGCACCAGTTTGCTTCCGGCACAAGCTCCCAGACAACTAGCCTGGGGGAATTTACAAGACTTTATACACATGATACAAGCACATGGCGACGGTGGGGCATATGAATGGGTTGATGATGGTGAGGAGTTTGATCCAGTCTTTATAATCTAG